One part of the Candidatus Denitrolinea symbiosum genome encodes these proteins:
- a CDS encoding lysylphosphatidylglycerol synthase: MKRWQFWLGLVISLVFVYWAVHGLEWDSFWIAVKSARYWWLIPGVAVYLVGLWARAWRWHYLLRPIKPIPTNRMFPIVCIGYMGNNIYPFRAGEVLRAVILKRKEGVPVSASLATVIVERVFDGVVMLAFVFLNLPELARVNSDSGFIGDIQSLAVWGSAAFLGALGIFLLAAMFPQTTARVGLWFIERLTPKRLHEKIISVMNKFLDGLASLRSPANVLMVFVTTVVIWLFETGKYWFVMHAFDFNVSFFALMLMNGIVTLATTLPSAPGYVGTFDTPGIAILQAYGVDKAMATGYTLVLHIALWLAPTVLGAYFMAREGVHWNESMREELGENG; encoded by the coding sequence ATGAAACGCTGGCAATTCTGGCTGGGGCTGGTCATCAGCCTCGTTTTTGTGTACTGGGCCGTCCACGGCCTGGAGTGGGACTCTTTTTGGATCGCGGTCAAGTCGGCGCGATATTGGTGGCTGATCCCCGGCGTGGCCGTCTATCTCGTGGGACTTTGGGCGCGGGCGTGGCGCTGGCATTACCTGCTGCGTCCGATTAAGCCCATCCCGACCAACAGGATGTTCCCCATCGTGTGTATCGGCTACATGGGCAATAATATTTATCCGTTCCGCGCGGGGGAGGTTTTGCGGGCGGTGATCCTGAAACGCAAGGAGGGCGTCCCCGTCTCCGCCTCGCTGGCGACCGTCATCGTGGAGCGCGTCTTCGACGGCGTGGTGATGCTGGCCTTCGTCTTCCTCAACCTGCCCGAACTGGCGCGCGTCAACAGCGACTCGGGCTTCATCGGCGACATCCAATCGCTGGCGGTTTGGGGGTCGGCGGCTTTCCTCGGCGCGCTGGGAATCTTTTTGCTGGCGGCCATGTTCCCGCAAACGACGGCGCGCGTCGGGCTGTGGTTCATCGAACGTCTCACGCCGAAACGCCTGCACGAAAAAATCATCAGCGTGATGAATAAATTCCTGGATGGGCTGGCGTCGCTGCGCTCCCCCGCCAACGTGTTGATGGTCTTCGTCACGACGGTTGTCATCTGGCTTTTCGAGACGGGCAAATACTGGTTCGTCATGCACGCCTTCGACTTCAACGTCTCGTTCTTCGCGCTGATGCTGATGAACGGCATCGTGACGCTCGCGACCACCCTCCCGTCCGCGCCGGGCTACGTCGGGACGTTCGACACGCCGGGCATCGCCATCCTGCAAGCCTACGGCGTGGACAAGGCCATGGCCACCGGCTATACCCTCGTCCTCCACATCGCGCTCTGGCTCGCGCCGACCGTCCTGGGCGCATACTTCATGGCGCGCGAGGGCGTCCACTGGAACGAATCCATGCGCGAGGAACTGGGGGAGAACGGATAA